A genomic window from Sanguibacter antarcticus includes:
- a CDS encoding DNA recombination protein RmuC, producing MGTLVWCVGVGVVSLVVGYLLAVVRSSSRLHAAEVRVARAEAELSAQGRGAAERLRSLQEDSDRLSDQFRALAADALAANNEQFLGLAEHRLRSTQVAGQADMAKRAEAVNAMVEPLTRTLMDVRQQMVAAEEARIASAAALGEQVRGMRETSELLRTETGTLVTALRASDVRGAWGEMQLRRVVEAAGMLNRVDFVEQSSVHTDDGDLRPDMVVHLAGGKRVVVDAKVAFLGYLDAQQTSDPVRRAERLAAHARHVRKHIDDLSGKRYWDQFSPAPEFVVMFIPAESFLSAAVDEDPSLLEYAFGRNVVIVTPMTLMALLRTVAYAWRQDALAENAQKVLTIGKELHGRLATMGMHLNRLGRQIQGAADSYNKTVASLETRVLVSARRFAELDIVDETLESPTPVNPQLSALSSPELLASVDETFVDIGDGRRS from the coding sequence ATGGGAACTCTTGTGTGGTGTGTCGGGGTGGGCGTCGTGAGCCTCGTCGTCGGATATCTGCTCGCCGTCGTGCGCTCGAGCTCGCGGCTGCACGCGGCCGAGGTGCGGGTGGCGCGCGCCGAGGCCGAGCTGAGCGCACAGGGCCGCGGTGCGGCCGAGCGGCTGCGCTCTCTCCAGGAGGACTCCGACCGGCTCTCTGACCAGTTCCGTGCGCTGGCGGCCGACGCCCTCGCCGCGAACAACGAGCAGTTCCTCGGCCTCGCCGAGCACCGCCTCCGTTCCACGCAGGTCGCTGGTCAGGCCGACATGGCCAAGCGCGCCGAGGCCGTCAACGCGATGGTCGAGCCCCTCACGCGAACCCTCATGGACGTGCGTCAGCAGATGGTCGCTGCAGAGGAGGCGCGGATCGCGAGCGCGGCCGCCCTCGGTGAGCAGGTCCGCGGCATGCGCGAGACCTCGGAGCTGTTGCGCACCGAGACCGGCACGCTCGTCACCGCACTGCGGGCCTCGGACGTCCGGGGTGCGTGGGGCGAGATGCAGCTGCGCCGGGTCGTCGAGGCGGCCGGGATGCTCAACCGGGTCGACTTCGTCGAGCAGAGCAGCGTGCACACCGACGACGGCGACCTGCGCCCCGACATGGTGGTCCACCTCGCTGGCGGCAAGCGCGTCGTCGTCGACGCGAAGGTGGCGTTCCTCGGGTACCTCGATGCCCAGCAGACGTCCGACCCGGTGCGCCGTGCCGAGCGCCTCGCCGCGCACGCACGCCACGTCCGCAAGCACATCGACGATCTCTCCGGGAAGCGGTACTGGGACCAGTTCAGCCCCGCACCGGAGTTCGTCGTCATGTTCATCCCGGCCGAGTCGTTCCTCTCCGCCGCGGTCGACGAGGACCCGTCGCTCCTCGAGTACGCGTTCGGCCGCAACGTCGTCATCGTCACGCCCATGACGCTCATGGCACTGCTGCGCACGGTCGCCTACGCCTGGCGCCAGGACGCGCTGGCTGAGAACGCACAGAAGGTGCTCACCATCGGCAAGGAGCTCCACGGGCGTCTCGCGACGATGGGCATGCACCTCAACCGGCTCGGCCGGCAGATCCAAGGAGCAGCCGACTCGTACAACAAGACCGTCGCGTCGCTCGAGACGCGCGTCCTCGTCAGCGCCCGACGGTTCGCAGAGCTCGACATCGTCGACGAGACGCTCGAGTCCCCCACCCCGGTCAACCCCCAGCTCAGTGCGCTCAGCTCCCCCGAGCTCCTCGCGTCCGTCGACGAGACGTTCGTCGACATCGGCGACGGCCGCCGCAGCTGA
- the cysM gene encoding cysteine synthase CysM, whose product MSEHPTYPTVADTIGRTPLVRLQRLADGAAPGTTVLAKLEGNNPAGSVKDRPALLMIRNAQERGEIRPGDTLVEATSGNTGIALAMAAAIMGYRMILIMPDDLSVERAQTMRAYGAELILTPTAQGMEHCRDLAGSMAAAGEGHVLDQFANADNPLAHYRTTGPELWDATGGQITHFVSSMGTTGTITGTGRYLAERNPAVQIIGVQPEEGSRIPGIRKWPDAYLPSIYDSSVVDEIRLVSRADAEQGARALAREEGIFAGVSSGGAATIALQIAAEVPDATIAFIVCDRGDRYLSTGLFPA is encoded by the coding sequence GTGTCCGAGCATCCCACGTACCCGACCGTCGCCGACACCATCGGCCGGACGCCGCTCGTGCGCCTGCAGCGTCTCGCTGACGGCGCCGCCCCCGGGACCACCGTCCTCGCCAAGCTCGAGGGGAACAACCCCGCCGGGTCGGTCAAGGACCGCCCGGCCCTCCTCATGATCCGCAACGCACAAGAACGCGGAGAGATCCGGCCGGGCGACACGCTCGTCGAGGCGACGAGCGGCAACACGGGGATCGCGCTCGCGATGGCCGCCGCCATCATGGGCTACCGGATGATCCTCATCATGCCCGACGACCTCTCGGTCGAACGCGCCCAGACGATGCGTGCCTACGGCGCCGAGCTCATCCTCACACCGACCGCGCAGGGGATGGAGCACTGCCGAGACCTCGCAGGCTCGATGGCCGCCGCGGGCGAGGGGCACGTGCTCGACCAGTTCGCCAACGCCGACAACCCGCTCGCCCACTACCGCACCACCGGACCAGAGCTCTGGGACGCCACCGGCGGACAGATCACGCACTTCGTCAGCTCGATGGGGACGACCGGCACGATCACCGGCACGGGCCGCTACCTCGCCGAGCGCAACCCCGCAGTCCAGATCATCGGCGTCCAGCCCGAAGAAGGATCACGCATCCCCGGCATCCGGAAGTGGCCGGACGCGTACCTGCCCTCGATCTACGACAGCAGCGTGGTCGACGAGATCAGGCTCGTCAGCCGTGCCGACGCCGAGCAGGGTGCCCGGGCGCTCGCCCGTGAGGAAGGCATCTTCGCCGGGGTCTCCTCCGGCGGCGCTGCGACGATCGCGCTGCAGATCGCTGCCGAGGTCCCGGACGCCACGATCGCGTTCATCGTGTGCGACCGCGGAGACCGCTACCTGTCCACGGGCCTCTTCCCAGCGTGA
- a CDS encoding 4-hydroxy-3-methylbut-2-enyl diphosphate reductase has product MNLYPPETAPDAAPVPTGKRVLLAAPRGYCAGVDRAVIAVEKALDLHGAPIYVRKEIVHNKYVVETLTERGAIFVSETDDVPEGARVVFSAHGVSPAVVEAAEARSLVTIDATCPLVTKVHKEAVRFADEDYDILLIGHEGHEEVEGTAGEAPEHIQVVNSPEDVDSVTVRDPDKVVWISQTTLSVDETMETVRRLRERFPTLQDPPSDDICYATQNRQVAVKKLAPACDLVIVVGSTNSSNSVRLVEVALDAGARASYLIDYAKEMDEAWLDGVSTVGVTSGASVPEILVDDVLKFLAQRGYSDVQEVRTATEDLMFSLPKELRADLKQAGVEAARPKRAGRTTLAVEVL; this is encoded by the coding sequence GTGAATCTCTACCCGCCCGAGACGGCCCCCGACGCTGCCCCTGTACCCACCGGCAAGCGTGTCCTGCTCGCTGCCCCGCGCGGCTACTGCGCCGGCGTGGATCGTGCGGTGATCGCTGTCGAGAAGGCGCTCGACCTTCACGGTGCACCCATCTACGTCCGCAAGGAGATCGTCCACAACAAGTACGTCGTCGAGACCCTCACCGAGCGAGGAGCGATCTTCGTGAGCGAGACGGACGACGTTCCGGAGGGCGCGCGCGTCGTGTTCTCGGCCCACGGAGTCTCGCCGGCCGTCGTCGAGGCAGCCGAGGCACGGTCGCTCGTGACCATCGACGCGACGTGCCCGCTGGTGACGAAGGTGCACAAGGAGGCTGTCCGCTTCGCCGACGAGGACTACGACATCCTTCTCATCGGCCACGAGGGCCACGAAGAGGTCGAGGGGACGGCCGGTGAGGCGCCCGAGCACATCCAGGTGGTCAACTCACCGGAGGACGTCGACTCGGTCACCGTGCGCGACCCGGACAAGGTCGTGTGGATCTCGCAGACCACGTTGTCGGTCGACGAGACGATGGAGACGGTGCGACGGCTGCGCGAGCGCTTCCCGACGCTCCAGGACCCGCCGAGCGACGACATCTGCTACGCGACGCAGAACCGTCAGGTGGCGGTGAAGAAGCTTGCGCCCGCGTGCGACCTCGTCATCGTCGTCGGGTCGACGAACTCGTCCAACTCGGTGCGGCTCGTCGAGGTTGCCCTCGACGCCGGCGCCCGGGCGTCGTACCTCATCGACTACGCGAAGGAGATGGACGAGGCCTGGCTCGACGGGGTGAGCACCGTCGGCGTGACGTCGGGAGCCTCCGTGCCGGAGATCCTCGTCGACGACGTCCTGAAGTTCCTCGCGCAGCGTGGCTACAGCGATGTCCAGGAGGTCCGGACCGCGACCGAGGACCTCATGTTCTCGCTGCCGAAGGAGCTGCGCGCCGACCTCAAGCAGGCCGGGGTCGAGGCCGCTCGGCCGAAGCGCGCGGGGCGCACGACGCTCGCCGTCGAGGTGCTCTAG
- the xseA gene encoding exodeoxyribonuclease VII large subunit: MVQAGDVPSPTTPPTPPPTSSPRPALAARAGDTTAENPWPVRLLSAKITDYIDRMSPLWVEGQVVQLNRRPGAGMAFLTLRDSDADTSLSVSVYSKVLDAVTAPLEEGAHVVVHAKATFWAKRGSFQLQADQLRPVGVGELLARIEHLKRILAAEGLFDLDRKKPLPFLPRVVGLVCGRESKAEHDVVVNAQARWPQVRFEIREVAVQGTSAVPQVSAAIAELDAHPDVEVIVVARGGGAVEDLLPFSNESLVRAAAACRTPLVSAIGHETDAPLLDLVADYRASTPTDAAKRIVPDVSEERSRIVQMRSRTRAAISHLVDRERAGLASIRSRPALATPHTMIAAHEDRVGGLRDAARRRFERVLLDAEAAVHSLGAQVRALSPAATLERGYAVVQGPAGAVVRSPDDVASGDVLRIRLAHDEITATTR; the protein is encoded by the coding sequence ATGGTGCAGGCTGGTGACGTGCCCTCACCGACGACGCCCCCCACACCACCTCCGACGAGCTCGCCGCGCCCAGCGCTGGCGGCCCGCGCCGGCGACACGACCGCCGAGAACCCGTGGCCGGTCCGGCTGCTCTCGGCAAAGATCACCGACTACATCGACCGGATGTCTCCCCTGTGGGTCGAGGGGCAGGTCGTCCAGCTCAACCGTCGTCCCGGCGCGGGCATGGCTTTCCTCACCCTGCGCGACTCGGACGCAGACACGTCCTTGTCCGTGTCGGTGTACTCGAAGGTGCTCGACGCCGTCACGGCGCCGCTCGAGGAGGGCGCGCACGTGGTCGTCCACGCCAAGGCGACGTTCTGGGCCAAGCGCGGGTCGTTCCAGCTCCAGGCAGACCAGCTGCGCCCCGTCGGGGTCGGCGAGCTGCTCGCGCGCATCGAGCACCTCAAGCGGATCCTCGCAGCCGAAGGGCTCTTCGACCTCGACCGCAAGAAGCCGCTGCCGTTCCTGCCGCGCGTCGTCGGGCTCGTGTGCGGCCGAGAGTCCAAGGCCGAGCACGACGTCGTGGTCAACGCGCAGGCGCGGTGGCCCCAGGTCCGGTTCGAGATCCGAGAGGTCGCCGTCCAAGGCACCTCCGCGGTCCCCCAGGTGAGCGCGGCCATCGCCGAGCTCGACGCGCACCCCGACGTCGAGGTCATCGTCGTCGCGCGCGGTGGCGGCGCGGTCGAAGACCTCCTGCCGTTCAGCAACGAGTCGCTCGTCCGCGCCGCCGCCGCGTGCCGGACGCCGCTCGTGAGTGCGATCGGCCACGAGACCGATGCCCCGCTGCTCGACCTCGTCGCCGACTACCGTGCGTCGACCCCCACAGACGCGGCCAAGCGCATCGTTCCCGACGTGAGCGAGGAGCGCTCACGGATCGTGCAGATGCGCTCGCGCACGCGTGCCGCGATCAGTCACCTCGTCGACCGCGAGCGCGCCGGGCTGGCGAGCATCCGTTCACGCCCTGCCCTCGCCACGCCGCACACGATGATCGCCGCGCACGAGGACAGGGTCGGTGGGCTGCGCGACGCCGCGCGACGCCGGTTCGAGCGTGTCCTGCTCGACGCGGAGGCCGCCGTGCACAGCCTCGGGGCGCAGGTCCGCGCGCTCTCGCCCGCGGCGACGCTCGAGCGCGGGTATGCCGTGGTCCAAGGTCCAGCAGGCGCGGTCGTCCGCTCCCCTGACGACGTGGCCAGCGGCGACGTGCTGCGCATCCGGCTGGCCCACGACGAGATCACCGCCACGACCCGCTAG
- a CDS encoding exodeoxyribonuclease VII small subunit produces MPTEQPIHETVSVPPELASLSYEQARDELVQVVSRLEAGGEPLEASLALWERGEALAARCQEWLDGARERLDATRVPAPSLDDE; encoded by the coding sequence ATGCCCACCGAACAGCCCATCCACGAGACCGTCTCGGTCCCGCCCGAGCTCGCGTCCCTCAGCTACGAGCAGGCGCGCGACGAGCTCGTCCAGGTCGTCTCCCGGCTCGAGGCCGGCGGCGAGCCGCTCGAGGCGTCGCTCGCGCTGTGGGAGCGCGGCGAAGCGCTCGCCGCACGGTGCCAGGAATGGCTCGACGGCGCCCGCGAGCGGCTGGACGCGACCCGCGTCCCTGCACCTTCCCTCGACGACGAGTAG
- a CDS encoding carbohydrate kinase family protein, with protein MPKSRPLPTAPDLALVIGEALIDVVHRTDGSTSEHPGGSPANVALTLGRLERPVELLTWIGNDVYGDVVRKWLAGSSVSIAPGSDGASSTSLAVARLGADGGATYEFDLDWNLCRTAEVPEGTIVAHTGSIAAVLEPGATAVRRVLGSARSRATITYDPNIRPSLMGTATAVRPRVEELVGLSDVVKVSDEDLRWLYPAADLGSIATRWQKSGPALVVVTYGGEGAHAYTAGGRVDVAAPAVTVADTVGAGDSFMGALIDGLWSAGLLGASQRGALATISTETLTTVLEQCVQVAAITVSRPGANPPRRRELAL; from the coding sequence ATGCCCAAGAGCCGCCCTCTTCCCACCGCTCCTGACCTGGCCCTCGTCATCGGTGAGGCGCTCATCGACGTGGTGCACCGCACCGACGGGTCGACGAGCGAGCATCCCGGCGGGAGCCCCGCGAACGTCGCGCTCACCCTCGGCCGGCTCGAGCGCCCTGTCGAGCTCCTCACGTGGATCGGCAACGACGTCTACGGCGACGTCGTGCGCAAGTGGCTCGCCGGCTCGTCCGTGTCGATCGCGCCGGGGAGCGACGGGGCGTCGTCCACGTCGTTGGCTGTCGCACGGCTCGGCGCGGACGGCGGCGCGACGTACGAGTTCGACCTCGACTGGAACCTCTGCCGCACCGCGGAGGTCCCCGAGGGGACGATCGTCGCGCACACCGGTTCGATCGCTGCCGTTCTCGAGCCAGGCGCGACCGCCGTCCGCCGGGTGCTGGGCTCGGCCCGCTCGCGCGCGACGATCACGTACGACCCCAACATCCGTCCGAGCCTCATGGGGACCGCCACCGCGGTGCGTCCACGGGTCGAGGAGCTCGTGGGGCTGTCGGACGTCGTCAAGGTGAGCGACGAGGACCTGCGGTGGCTCTATCCCGCTGCCGACCTCGGGTCGATCGCGACCCGGTGGCAGAAGTCGGGTCCCGCGCTCGTCGTCGTCACCTACGGCGGCGAGGGCGCGCACGCGTACACGGCGGGAGGCCGTGTGGACGTGGCGGCACCGGCGGTCACGGTCGCCGACACCGTCGGGGCGGGCGACTCGTTCATGGGCGCTCTCATCGACGGCCTGTGGAGCGCTGGTCTCCTCGGGGCGAGCCAGCGCGGCGCGCTCGCCACGATCTCGACCGAGACGCTCACCACGGTGCTCGAGCAGTGCGTCCAGGTCGCAGCGATCACCGTGTCACGGCCCGGTGCCAACCCGCCACGGCGCCGCGAGCTCGCTCTCTGA
- a CDS encoding carbonic anhydrase has translation MGFLVPHTLTPSQAWIDLKAGNRRFVDDAMIHPSQGFDRRAELKVSQHPFAVVFGCSDSRVAAEIIFDQGLGDVFVVRTAGHVLDTTVIGSIEYAVELLDTPLVVVLGHDSCGAVAAAAHTLMTGEQQTGFVRAVVDRVIPSIVNITSANGGGFKSVDADTLRREHVRHTVSMLHSYSAGLARAIDEGRCAIVGVEYDLADGNARLIEAIGDIGDVTFDA, from the coding sequence ATGGGATTCCTCGTGCCGCACACCCTCACTCCCTCGCAAGCCTGGATCGATCTCAAGGCCGGAAACCGCCGCTTCGTCGACGACGCCATGATCCACCCGTCCCAAGGCTTCGACCGTCGAGCCGAGCTCAAGGTCTCTCAGCACCCCTTCGCTGTCGTGTTCGGCTGCTCCGACTCCCGTGTGGCTGCCGAGATCATCTTCGACCAGGGCCTCGGTGACGTCTTCGTCGTGCGCACCGCCGGACACGTGCTGGACACGACCGTCATCGGGTCGATCGAGTACGCGGTCGAGCTCCTCGACACGCCTCTAGTCGTGGTCCTCGGCCACGACTCCTGCGGCGCGGTCGCCGCTGCAGCCCACACCCTTATGACGGGCGAGCAGCAGACGGGCTTCGTGCGTGCTGTGGTCGACCGGGTCATCCCGTCGATCGTCAACATCACGTCCGCGAACGGCGGAGGCTTCAAGTCCGTCGACGCCGACACCCTGCGCCGCGAGCACGTGCGGCACACCGTGTCGATGCTCCACTCCTACTCTGCGGGCCTCGCCAGAGCGATCGACGAGGGTCGCTGCGCGATCGTCGGGGTCGAGTACGACCTCGCGGACGGCAACGCCCGGCTCATCGAGGCCATCGGCGACATCGGCGACGTGACGTTCGACGCCTGA
- a CDS encoding class II fumarate hydratase, which translates to MTSTPDTDVTGEFRIEHDTMGEVRVPASALYRAQTQRAVENFPISGTPLERSHIEALARVKKAAARANAELGVLDADIAEAIVAAADAVAAGGYDEHFPVDVFQTGSGTSSNMNTNEVLATLATRSLGREVHPNDHVNASQSSNDVFPTSVHVAATAGVVGHLVPALEHLAEALEAKSTEFATVVKSGRTHLMDATPVTLGQEFGGYAAAVRYGIERLHSALPRAAEVPLGGTAVGTGINTPAGFPQRVIALLVEDTGLPLTEARDHFEAQSGRDGLVELSGALRTIAVSLTKICNDLRWMGSGPNTGLGEIAIPDLQPGSSIMPGKVNPVIPEAVLMVAARVIGNDATVAWAGASGSFELNVQIPVIALGVLESIRLLANASVALADKTVTGITANVEHARALAESSPSIVTPLNRVIGYEAAAKVAKHSVKKGLTVREAVVDLGFVERGEVTEAQLDSALDVLSMTRPPQA; encoded by the coding sequence ATGACTTCCACACCTGACACCGACGTCACCGGCGAGTTCCGCATCGAGCACGACACGATGGGCGAGGTCCGCGTCCCCGCGTCCGCGCTCTACCGTGCACAGACTCAGCGGGCCGTCGAGAACTTCCCCATCTCGGGCACCCCGCTCGAGCGCAGCCACATCGAGGCGCTCGCCCGGGTCAAGAAGGCCGCAGCCCGTGCGAACGCGGAGCTCGGTGTCCTCGACGCCGACATCGCGGAGGCGATCGTCGCCGCCGCAGATGCCGTCGCCGCGGGCGGCTACGACGAGCACTTCCCCGTCGACGTCTTCCAGACCGGCTCCGGCACCTCGTCGAACATGAACACGAACGAGGTCCTCGCGACGCTCGCCACCCGCTCGCTGGGCCGTGAGGTCCACCCGAACGACCACGTCAACGCCTCCCAGTCGTCGAACGACGTATTCCCCACGTCGGTGCACGTCGCGGCGACCGCGGGCGTCGTCGGGCACCTCGTCCCTGCGCTCGAGCACCTCGCCGAGGCGCTCGAGGCCAAGTCCACCGAGTTCGCGACGGTCGTGAAGTCCGGGCGCACGCACCTCATGGACGCCACGCCGGTCACCCTCGGCCAGGAGTTCGGCGGTTACGCCGCGGCGGTCCGGTACGGCATCGAGCGCCTGCACAGCGCGCTGCCCCGCGCTGCGGAGGTGCCTCTCGGCGGCACGGCGGTCGGCACCGGCATCAACACCCCGGCAGGATTCCCGCAGCGCGTCATCGCGCTGCTCGTCGAAGACACAGGCCTGCCGCTCACCGAGGCACGCGACCACTTCGAGGCACAGTCTGGGCGCGACGGCCTCGTCGAGCTCTCCGGCGCGCTGCGGACCATCGCCGTCTCCCTGACGAAGATCTGCAACGACCTGCGCTGGATGGGCTCTGGCCCCAACACGGGACTCGGCGAGATCGCCATCCCCGACCTCCAGCCGGGATCGTCGATCATGCCGGGCAAGGTCAACCCCGTCATCCCGGAGGCCGTCCTCATGGTCGCGGCCCGCGTCATCGGCAACGACGCGACCGTGGCCTGGGCCGGCGCGAGCGGTTCGTTCGAGCTCAACGTCCAGATCCCGGTCATCGCGCTCGGCGTCCTCGAGTCGATCCGCCTGCTCGCCAACGCGAGCGTCGCGCTCGCCGACAAGACCGTCACGGGAATCACCGCGAACGTCGAGCACGCACGCGCCCTCGCCGAGTCGTCACCGTCGATCGTCACGCCGCTCAACCGCGTCATCGGCTACGAGGCGGCCGCGAAGGTCGCGAAGCACTCCGTGAAGAAGGGCCTCACGGTCCGCGAGGCGGTCGTCGACCTCGGCTTCGTCGAGCGCGGCGAGGTCACCGAGGCTCAGCTCGACTCGGCGCTCGACGTCCTGTCGATGACGCGCCCGCCGCAGGCCTGA
- a CDS encoding PhoH family protein, translating to MDTHRTFVLDTSVLLSDPKALVRFAEHDVVLPIVVITELEAKRHHPELGYFARSALRMLDDLRIEHGGLDAPIPVGTAGGTLRVELNHTDPSTLPDGFRLGDNDTRILAVAANLSAEGAAVTVVSKDLPMRVKASAVGLKAEEYRAELAVDSGWTGMGELSLTEGQMSSLWEHESLEIAEVDAEAVEAAGPMHCHKGLVLQSPRGSALARVTPDKHLQLVRGDQDVFGVHGRSAEQRIAIDLLLDDSIGIVSLGGRAGTGKSALALCAGLEAVLEKRKHRKVMVFRPLYAVGGQDLGYLPGSESEKMNPWAQAVFDTLGALVGKEIIEEVLEREILEVLPLTHIRGRSLHDAFVIVDEAQSLERNVLLTVLSRIGQSSRVVLTHDVAQRDNLRVGRHDGVAAVIEALKGHPLFAHVTLTRSERSPVAALVTEMMESIEV from the coding sequence GTGGACACTCACCGCACCTTCGTGCTGGACACCTCGGTCCTGCTCTCGGACCCCAAGGCGCTCGTGCGCTTCGCAGAGCACGACGTGGTTCTGCCCATCGTGGTCATCACAGAGCTCGAGGCCAAGCGGCACCACCCGGAGCTGGGCTACTTCGCCCGCAGCGCGCTCCGGATGCTCGACGACCTGCGCATCGAGCACGGCGGGCTCGACGCCCCGATCCCGGTGGGCACGGCTGGAGGCACGCTCCGCGTAGAGCTCAACCACACCGATCCGAGCACGCTCCCGGACGGGTTCCGGCTCGGCGACAACGACACGCGCATCCTCGCTGTCGCAGCGAACCTCTCCGCCGAGGGCGCGGCGGTCACGGTCGTGTCGAAGGACCTGCCGATGCGGGTCAAGGCGTCGGCCGTCGGGCTGAAGGCGGAGGAGTACCGCGCGGAGCTCGCCGTCGACTCCGGGTGGACGGGGATGGGGGAGCTCTCCCTCACGGAAGGGCAGATGTCCTCGTTGTGGGAGCACGAGTCGCTCGAGATCGCCGAGGTCGATGCCGAAGCCGTCGAGGCGGCCGGTCCGATGCACTGCCACAAAGGCCTCGTCCTGCAGTCCCCGCGAGGGTCGGCGCTCGCACGGGTCACGCCCGACAAGCACCTGCAGCTCGTCCGCGGGGACCAGGACGTCTTCGGGGTCCACGGCCGTTCAGCCGAGCAGCGCATCGCGATCGACCTGCTGCTCGACGACTCGATCGGCATCGTGTCCCTCGGTGGTCGTGCCGGCACGGGCAAGTCTGCGCTCGCGCTCTGTGCTGGTCTCGAAGCGGTGCTGGAGAAGCGCAAGCACCGCAAGGTCATGGTGTTCCGGCCGCTCTACGCCGTGGGCGGCCAGGACCTCGGGTACCTTCCGGGCTCGGAGTCGGAGAAGATGAACCCGTGGGCCCAGGCGGTGTTCGACACCCTGGGGGCGCTCGTCGGCAAGGAGATCATCGAAGAGGTCCTCGAGCGAGAGATCCTCGAGGTGCTGCCGCTGACGCACATCCGCGGACGCTCTCTGCACGACGCTTTCGTCATCGTCGACGAGGCCCAGTCGCTCGAGCGCAACGTGCTGCTCACGGTGCTGTCCCGGATCGGCCAGTCGTCCCGGGTGGTGCTCACGCACGATGTCGCGCAGCGGGACAACCTGCGCGTCGGACGCCACGACGGCGTCGCGGCGGTGATCGAGGCGCTCAAGGGGCACCCGCTCTTCGCGCACGTGACGCTCACACGCTCCGAGCGGTCCCCGGTCGCGGCCCTCGTGACGGAGATGATGGAGAGCATCGAGGTCTGA